In Carassius carassius chromosome 7, fCarCar2.1, whole genome shotgun sequence, one genomic interval encodes:
- the LOC132143477 gene encoding complexin-1-like, whose translation MNFLLKAAMGGGPPDVGKMLGGDEDKDPEAEKEKEEERQEALRQEEEERKAKHAKMEAEREAIRQGIRDKYGIKKREVAEAEAQAAMEQASEGSLTRPKKAVPSGCGDDEEEENIMDTVMKYLPGPLQDMLKK comes from the exons GAGGCCCCCCTGATGTTGGTAAAATGTTGGGAGGAGATGAGGATAAAGATCCCGAagcagaaaaagagaaagaagaagagAGACAGGAAGCTCTGAgacaggaagaggaggagaggaaggCCAAACACGCCAAGATGGAAGCAGAGCGGGAAGCCATAAGACAAGGCATCAGAGACAAG TATGGCATTAAGAAGCGTGAGGTGGCTGAAGCAGAGGCGCAGGCGGCAATGGAGCAGGCGAGCGAAGGCAGTCTAACCCGTCCAAAGAAAGCAGTACCATCCGGCTGCGGAGATGACGAGGAGGAGGAAAACATCATGGACACGGTGATGAAGTATCTACCAGGCCCTCTGCAGGACATGCTGAAGAAGTAA